The Solibacillus sp. FSL W7-1436 genome window below encodes:
- a CDS encoding tyrosine-protein phosphatase, protein MIDIHSHILFGVDDGPGDLHETVSMLQKAVEEGITEIITTSHSYHPQYNVTAKQVTEQLSILQEQLHHHEIPLKIHSGQEVRLVENIVSLVEAKEALTLANSNYLLLELPSSTIPKYTKEMIIALQAKGIIPIIAHPERNKTIAERPYKLEELVREGAMAQITAGSLTGHFGKNIQKLSLDLVKANLVHTYGSDVHNLTTRPFLFEEGLIYLEKKKQLDAVDMLLENNARIIKNKNFILYEPQEISSKKWWSIF, encoded by the coding sequence TTGATAGATATACATAGCCATATATTGTTTGGTGTCGATGACGGACCCGGAGATTTACATGAAACAGTAAGCATGCTTCAAAAAGCGGTAGAAGAAGGCATTACAGAAATCATTACAACTTCACATAGTTACCATCCACAATACAATGTTACAGCTAAACAAGTAACCGAACAGCTGTCTATTTTACAGGAACAGCTGCATCACCATGAGATTCCATTGAAGATTCATTCGGGTCAGGAAGTCCGTTTAGTCGAAAACATTGTCTCTTTAGTAGAAGCAAAGGAAGCTTTGACTCTAGCAAACTCCAACTATTTGCTGCTTGAATTACCATCCAGCACAATACCGAAATATACAAAAGAAATGATTATTGCCCTTCAAGCGAAGGGGATTATACCGATCATTGCCCATCCCGAACGAAATAAAACAATTGCCGAACGGCCATATAAGCTGGAAGAGCTCGTAAGGGAAGGCGCAATGGCGCAAATTACTGCCGGAAGTCTTACAGGGCATTTCGGAAAAAACATTCAGAAGCTGTCGCTAGATTTAGTGAAAGCGAATTTGGTCCATACATATGGTTCAGATGTTCATAACTTGACAACTCGCCCATTTCTATTTGAAGAGGGGCTTATATATTTAGAGAAAAAGAAACAGTTAGATGCAGTGGATATGCTTTTAGAAAATAATGCAAGGATCATTAAAAATAAGAATTTTATCTTATATGAACCACAGGAAATAAGTTCTAAAAAATGGTGGTCTATTTTCTGA